The Elusimicrobiota bacterium genome window below encodes:
- a CDS encoding tetratricopeptide repeat protein, giving the protein MTCISFPFFSKHKAAVAAVGLFVVSVGVFWPSLSFEFLSVDDSVQITKNPHVRSGLTKDSVRWAFQPDSFFSKIEPYTWRIPLVFLSHMLDVEIYGLNPEGHRLTNVLLHAASAAFFFLFLFRITGRLDCSLLAAALFSAHPMKVESVVWLAERKDVLSGFFVGLTLLAYANYISKPGWKLYAAILIFYTLGLMSKASIVALPLGMMAFDFWPLKRFRWGDRSTILKSFLEKIPLFILSLIAGVITMAGSTFIVTNIKPFNASHIIEISLNRCFDYLTRTIWPVNLAFLYPLTPDSLSLWRSIQAFISVVGLTAIFSAQYVKRPYLIAGWLWFLFNLIPSFGNIPVFHNHYTYLSSIGIFIAISWFLNEIMSRQRFWTYWIAGGLIFILSVSGTFYQMQFWRNSETLYQRALKVTGPNVPVHVALGNLLSDQGRLDEAERHYLEALKIQPNHPLTHLGLAKVFGFKNMWEKAAFFSKTALNLNKNLPMAHWYLGTYLYDRGEVKQAIAHYQQAIELKPDYWEAWNNLGVAMQEQGKWNEAVSCYREALKQNPHSSEAKQNLIRALSTLRLQ; this is encoded by the coding sequence ATGACCTGCATATCTTTCCCGTTCTTTTCCAAGCACAAAGCAGCGGTCGCCGCCGTGGGTCTTTTTGTGGTTTCGGTAGGCGTCTTTTGGCCATCCCTCTCTTTCGAATTTTTGAGCGTCGATGACTCTGTTCAGATCACGAAGAATCCACACGTACGCAGCGGATTAACTAAGGACAGCGTACGGTGGGCATTCCAACCTGATTCTTTCTTTTCCAAGATAGAACCATACACTTGGAGGATACCGCTTGTTTTTCTTTCTCATATGCTGGATGTAGAAATTTATGGACTCAATCCCGAGGGGCACCGCCTGACCAATGTCCTTCTCCACGCAGCTAGTGCTGCATTTTTCTTTCTTTTTCTTTTTCGAATTACCGGACGGTTGGATTGCAGCCTTTTGGCTGCGGCGCTCTTTAGCGCTCACCCCATGAAGGTTGAATCAGTCGTTTGGCTCGCCGAAAGAAAAGATGTCTTGAGCGGATTTTTTGTCGGACTTACCTTGCTTGCTTACGCCAATTACATATCAAAGCCGGGATGGAAACTTTATGCGGCTATTTTGATCTTTTATACGCTCGGCCTCATGTCCAAAGCTTCGATCGTGGCCCTCCCACTAGGAATGATGGCTTTTGATTTTTGGCCGCTCAAACGTTTTCGATGGGGCGACAGATCGACGATCCTGAAATCTTTTCTAGAAAAAATACCGCTTTTTATTTTGTCGTTGATTGCCGGTGTCATTACGATGGCAGGATCCACTTTTATCGTCACAAACATAAAACCATTCAATGCATCGCATATTATTGAAATTTCTTTAAATCGTTGTTTCGATTATTTAACAAGAACTATTTGGCCGGTCAATTTAGCGTTTTTATATCCCTTGACGCCTGACTCGTTGTCTCTTTGGAGAAGCATCCAGGCATTTATCTCTGTTGTAGGATTGACTGCGATATTTTCAGCGCAATACGTCAAAAGACCCTACTTGATTGCCGGTTGGCTTTGGTTTCTATTCAATTTGATTCCCTCCTTCGGAAACATTCCAGTTTTCCATAATCACTATACCTACTTATCCAGCATAGGTATTTTTATCGCAATCTCCTGGTTCTTAAACGAAATAATGTCCAGGCAGCGATTTTGGACATACTGGATTGCGGGTGGGCTAATTTTTATCTTGAGTGTTTCCGGAACTTTTTATCAGATGCAGTTTTGGCGTAACAGCGAGACTCTTTATCAGCGTGCCTTGAAAGTTACGGGGCCTAATGTTCCTGTTCATGTAGCTCTGGGTAATTTATTGAGCGACCAAGGCAGACTCGATGAAGCGGAACGGCACTATCTTGAAGCGCTTAAAATTCAACCGAATCATCCATTGACTCACCTAGGACTGGCAAAGGTGTTTGGGTTCAAAAATATGTGGGAAAAGGCGGCTTTCTTCAGCAAGACCGCCCTAAACCTAAATAAAAATCTCCCCATGGCACACTGGTATCTGGGAACCTACTTGTATGACCGGGGTGAGGTCAAACAGGCTATTGCCCACTACCAACAGGCAATTGAGCTTAAACCCGATTACTGGGAAGCGTGGAACAATTTAGGGGTGGCCATGCAGGAGCAGGGAAAATGGAATGAGGCCGTCTCTTGCTACCGCGAAGCCTTAAAGCAAAATCCCCATTCAAGCGAAGCCAAGCAAAATTTGATACGCGCCCTTTCTACTCTTCGATTGCAGTGA
- a CDS encoding O-antigen ligase family protein, with protein sequence MFAFLLLVIHSVCPLLFFTNFTRNPYQTQITLLHLCVLGLMVALLWGFARSPKASGEPFPWRVFWPLGAFTAVCWISWGVSWRAHGDFFRPSILAEGLRVNLFWLVNAVFVLAAGVLTGMELKRRPENALDPDYPTLAGAALFGCGWLFYHRMRLPNPPSASESVIGFLWDPYGFFLWAAFLIFLFYRWKRRGPAVLFWVNYAVGALASIYGIGQYFGVDFIWPRNLNPYGSRAISTFGNPNFLSPYLATLMPSLIVGVWASKSWGSRLIHGLLFFIFEAGLLSTLTRSSWAAALVGAGVTLWLLRRFGDDAPAGADARRPWKSVGVLGAGAVLFFLLWPPGAQKGSPTAVGRLLEVGQVVADEAQAAPPYQPFFQRVLIWSGCWKFVRERPLLGKGWGTLELFYPFYQADLLYNKRFGPLRTHANNGHNELIEVFSQTGFLGAGLFFGFFAVFFIWSVRNIPTLIAPPRRLAACGLIGGLIGMMVDNTLNVSLHFAMPGYLFWWLLGNLAVFYPIPASAAMPASGASPRSRPWARWAAAALGCAVVVAMGVRFSRYWLSEFYYFRGFVLHREGKLNPALDRLLASHRLFPREVNKNYELGNVYARLGDAEKAIWGYTEALKSNAGYDEIFFNRAVLLGSLGRTQEALDDYLASLFINPANLLVYKQLTSTIFLKDTRFYGDMALRVLRRALHFFPNDKEILNNLGSFSLQANRGEEAVAYFIEALKADPSYEITARNLQGLMADYWRKGERSKAEEIRRRWSESVGRAPGLPPR encoded by the coding sequence ATGTTCGCCTTTCTTCTGCTTGTGATCCACAGCGTTTGCCCGTTGCTGTTTTTCACCAATTTCACCAGGAATCCGTATCAAACCCAGATTACATTGCTTCATTTGTGCGTTCTGGGATTGATGGTCGCGTTGCTGTGGGGATTCGCCCGTTCGCCGAAGGCATCCGGGGAGCCCTTCCCTTGGCGGGTGTTTTGGCCGTTGGGCGCATTCACCGCCGTTTGTTGGATCAGCTGGGGGGTGTCGTGGCGGGCGCACGGCGATTTTTTCAGGCCGTCGATTTTGGCCGAGGGTTTAAGGGTCAATTTGTTTTGGCTGGTCAACGCCGTTTTCGTGCTGGCGGCCGGCGTTTTAACGGGGATGGAATTGAAGCGCCGCCCGGAGAACGCGCTCGACCCGGATTACCCGACGCTGGCGGGCGCCGCTTTGTTCGGCTGCGGCTGGCTCTTTTACCATCGCATGCGCCTGCCGAATCCGCCGAGCGCCTCGGAGTCCGTCATCGGTTTTTTATGGGATCCTTACGGATTTTTTTTGTGGGCGGCTTTCCTCATTTTTTTGTTTTATCGGTGGAAGCGCCGGGGGCCCGCTGTTTTGTTTTGGGTCAATTACGCGGTCGGAGCGTTGGCCAGCATTTACGGCATCGGGCAGTATTTCGGCGTTGATTTCATCTGGCCGAGGAATTTGAATCCCTACGGCTCGCGCGCCATCTCGACGTTCGGCAACCCGAATTTTTTGTCGCCTTATTTGGCCACGCTGATGCCCAGCCTCATTGTCGGCGTTTGGGCTTCCAAATCGTGGGGGAGCCGCCTGATTCATGGGTTGTTGTTTTTTATTTTTGAAGCCGGCCTGCTCTCAACGCTGACGCGTTCGTCTTGGGCCGCGGCGCTCGTGGGCGCGGGCGTGACTCTTTGGCTGCTGCGGCGTTTCGGCGATGATGCGCCGGCCGGCGCCGATGCCCGCCGGCCATGGAAGTCCGTGGGGGTTCTGGGCGCGGGCGCGGTGTTATTTTTTCTGCTGTGGCCCCCCGGCGCCCAGAAAGGCAGCCCAACGGCCGTCGGCCGGTTGCTCGAGGTCGGACAAGTGGTGGCCGATGAAGCGCAGGCCGCGCCGCCGTATCAGCCTTTTTTTCAACGCGTGCTCATTTGGTCCGGATGCTGGAAATTCGTCCGGGAGCGTCCTCTCTTGGGCAAGGGCTGGGGTACGCTCGAACTTTTTTATCCTTTTTATCAGGCGGATTTGCTTTACAACAAACGTTTCGGCCCCCTGCGCACGCATGCCAACAACGGGCATAACGAGTTGATCGAAGTGTTCTCACAGACAGGTTTTCTGGGCGCCGGGCTATTTTTCGGATTTTTTGCCGTCTTTTTTATTTGGTCCGTCCGCAATATCCCGACGCTGATCGCGCCGCCGCGGCGCTTGGCCGCCTGCGGTTTGATCGGCGGCTTGATCGGGATGATGGTGGACAACACCTTAAACGTCAGTCTTCATTTCGCCATGCCCGGGTATTTATTCTGGTGGTTATTGGGCAATCTGGCGGTTTTTTACCCCATCCCTGCGTCGGCCGCGATGCCCGCGTCCGGAGCAAGCCCGCGTTCGCGGCCGTGGGCGCGTTGGGCCGCGGCCGCCCTCGGCTGCGCCGTCGTCGTTGCCATGGGCGTGCGTTTCAGCCGTTATTGGCTTTCCGAGTTTTATTATTTCCGCGGGTTCGTCCTGCATCGCGAAGGAAAGCTCAACCCTGCGCTGGACCGGCTCCTGGCGTCTCACCGGCTTTTTCCAAGAGAGGTGAATAAGAATTACGAACTGGGCAATGTGTACGCGCGTTTGGGCGACGCCGAAAAAGCGATTTGGGGCTATACCGAAGCGTTGAAATCAAATGCCGGCTACGATGAGATTTTTTTCAACCGCGCCGTGCTGCTGGGCAGCCTGGGGCGCACTCAGGAGGCTCTCGACGATTACCTGGCGAGCTTGTTCATTAACCCCGCGAACCTCCTTGTTTACAAGCAGTTGACCAGCACCATTTTTTTGAAAGACACGCGTTTTTACGGGGACATGGCCTTGCGGGTTTTGCGCCGGGCGCTGCATTTTTTTCCAAACGACAAAGAAATTTTGAACAACCTGGGCTCATTTTCGCTTCAGGCCAACCGGGGGGAGGAAGCCGTGGCGTATTTTATCGAGGCGTTGAAGGCGGATCCGAGCTATGAAATTACGGCGCGCAATCTTCAGGGTTTGATGGCCGACTATTGGCGCAAGGGAGAGCGTTCCAAGGCCGAGGAAATCCGCCGGCGCTGGAGCGAGTCCGTGGGCCGGGCCCCTGGATTGCCGCCTCGTTAG
- a CDS encoding tetratricopeptide repeat protein: MPATALSRITTRSILWGLPLVYFAVVVTFYLRTYDSAQVKITVAQMGITALLGLWLMEKLEERRLSLSAEYLPVYAPFAALLLSGAFSYLVVSHFKLWNIDDMVRRLLYMSAALIVFDKIRSLDAVERILKFLLLALFVSTFYGFIQFLDSRFFPPNSASMPVFGLDIFIWRQAFQKRIFSTFGNPNFFGDYIVIMTPIVLSWALAKKSFAAWCLLALAWFNVAFTETKGAWMGVGIVTSLWVVLYSLCIPLPFVEYLRKKIRSVIIVTAAGALTLLMLTPGLNPFSIPFRIYTWLSTWEIISGSPVAGIGIGNFRLAYSAYRRPTIFHIEAKHNTETDHAENEHIEVLMDEGILGFGVYVWLIFMVSLLSYRALQRWRRDGRVDVRAYHLLGVWSGWLGTMIHNNFDVSIRFVSSGVFTGLLPAMAVALALSDRTWREAAVAPVRAIMETSPVMSVLRRLFQGAAALVVAVVSYKIFVEFFDIQQRMLGSTHPGDQLMVFLAWAFFIMFMGLSAYSYFHSIWNAKSILACLAAPLLAFPIYFFWGWFRGDVHHNVAIVHSKGRQWDDAIKHYQQVIKRNPGFVMSYYFLGNVFNDRWDMEPKNRADWGDPPGVMRRDFDRAIEVYERIRNTLAPNYVQMHYHVGNLFLKRAEWGIQNNEPPEKIREFYEESVRRYRLYQHLDPVFPDNYYRMGYVLTRLGRFEDARQEFKKRILAFRCADLTGNGPFASLINQSHWTSHAHPDPEAYLNLSKSYLMSGDYRKAVATHIGYLRQIDPNNQQIQGELGVLMHNRDAILQKIRQMAPVSSPGVGYGVEKSVIGK; this comes from the coding sequence ATGCCGGCAACCGCTTTATCCCGAATCACCACCAGAAGCATTCTCTGGGGCCTGCCGTTGGTGTATTTCGCGGTTGTGGTGACGTTTTATCTGCGCACCTACGACTCGGCCCAGGTTAAAATCACCGTCGCCCAAATGGGCATCACCGCGCTCTTGGGCCTTTGGCTGATGGAGAAGCTGGAAGAGCGGCGCTTGAGCTTGAGCGCGGAATATTTGCCCGTTTATGCGCCCTTCGCGGCCCTGCTTTTATCAGGCGCGTTTTCCTACCTGGTCGTTTCCCATTTCAAGCTTTGGAATATCGACGACATGGTGCGGCGCCTGCTCTACATGAGCGCGGCCTTGATCGTGTTCGATAAAATCCGCAGCCTCGATGCCGTGGAGCGGATCCTAAAGTTTTTGCTCCTGGCTCTTTTCGTTTCGACGTTTTACGGCTTCATCCAATTTCTAGACTCGCGTTTTTTTCCGCCGAATTCCGCGTCCATGCCCGTTTTTGGGCTGGATATTTTTATTTGGCGCCAGGCGTTTCAAAAGCGCATTTTCTCCACATTCGGCAATCCAAATTTCTTCGGCGACTACATCGTGATCATGACCCCGATCGTTTTATCCTGGGCCTTGGCCAAAAAAAGTTTCGCGGCATGGTGCCTGCTGGCGTTGGCTTGGTTCAACGTCGCGTTTACGGAAACGAAGGGCGCTTGGATGGGCGTGGGGATTGTCACCTCCCTATGGGTGGTGCTTTATTCCTTATGCATTCCTCTTCCTTTCGTCGAGTATTTGAGAAAGAAAATCCGCTCCGTCATTATCGTCACCGCCGCCGGCGCGCTGACGCTTCTGATGCTCACGCCGGGGCTGAATCCTTTCTCCATTCCTTTCCGCATCTACACATGGCTGTCCACTTGGGAAATCATCTCAGGCAGCCCCGTCGCAGGCATCGGCATCGGCAATTTCCGCCTGGCCTACTCCGCCTATCGTCGCCCGACGATTTTTCATATCGAAGCCAAACATAATACGGAAACGGATCACGCCGAGAACGAACATATCGAAGTGCTCATGGACGAGGGTATTTTGGGCTTCGGTGTTTATGTTTGGCTGATTTTCATGGTGAGCCTTTTGTCTTACCGGGCGCTTCAGCGCTGGCGCCGGGACGGCCGGGTGGATGTGCGGGCCTATCATTTATTGGGCGTTTGGTCCGGATGGCTGGGCACCATGATTCACAATAATTTCGACGTCAGCATCCGTTTCGTTTCCAGCGGGGTGTTCACCGGCCTGTTGCCGGCCATGGCCGTGGCGTTGGCCTTGAGCGACCGGACCTGGCGCGAAGCCGCGGTCGCTCCGGTGCGCGCGATCATGGAAACGTCGCCGGTCATGAGTGTCTTAAGACGCCTATTTCAAGGCGCCGCAGCCTTGGTCGTGGCCGTTGTCAGCTACAAGATTTTCGTCGAGTTTTTCGACATCCAGCAGCGCATGCTCGGCTCCACGCACCCCGGCGATCAGTTGATGGTTTTCCTGGCCTGGGCGTTTTTCATCATGTTTATGGGTTTGAGCGCGTACAGCTATTTTCATTCGATCTGGAACGCTAAAAGCATCCTGGCTTGTTTGGCTGCGCCTTTGTTAGCCTTTCCCATATACTTTTTCTGGGGCTGGTTCAGGGGCGACGTTCATCATAACGTGGCCATCGTTCATTCCAAAGGGCGTCAGTGGGATGACGCCATCAAGCACTATCAGCAGGTGATCAAGAGAAATCCGGGTTTCGTCATGTCGTATTACTTCCTGGGCAATGTGTTCAACGACCGCTGGGATATGGAGCCCAAAAACAGAGCCGATTGGGGCGATCCCCCCGGCGTGATGCGGCGCGATTTCGACCGCGCCATCGAGGTTTACGAGCGCATCCGCAATACGCTCGCCCCCAACTATGTTCAGATGCATTATCACGTCGGCAATCTGTTTTTGAAACGGGCTGAATGGGGCATTCAAAACAACGAGCCGCCGGAAAAAATACGCGAGTTTTATGAGGAATCCGTCCGCCGGTACCGCCTCTATCAACATCTGGACCCGGTATTCCCCGATAATTATTACCGTATGGGCTATGTTCTGACGCGCCTCGGGCGTTTCGAAGATGCGCGGCAGGAATTCAAAAAGAGAATCCTGGCTTTCCGCTGCGCGGACTTGACCGGCAACGGACCGTTCGCTTCCCTGATCAATCAATCGCATTGGACCAGCCATGCCCATCCCGATCCCGAGGCTTATCTGAATTTGTCGAAAAGCTATTTGATGTCCGGCGATTACCGCAAAGCGGTGGCGACCCATATCGGCTATCTTCGCCAAATCGATCCCAATAATCAGCAGATCCAGGGCGAGCTCGGAGTGCTGATGCACAACAGGGACGCCATTTTGCAGAAAATCCGCCAGATGGCGCCCGTTTCCTCACCGGGCGTGGGCTACGGCGTCGAAAAGTCCGTCATCGGCAAATAG
- a CDS encoding NADH:flavin oxidoreductase, protein MIKTGTDILPGPQGIRLSDSLRIGSMMVRNRLYRAPVLEGYLGEKDFIRAYEEHFIPNAKAGIGLIIMGSSCIDEEGHAAPGMISVHLRENVLPLARLTARVHEHGAKIVMQLGHGGYFALEGWHTAYKSRRKKPLIGPSPLPLPFSLMIRPVHALTTAEVYELAEKFGRSAALAREAGLDGVQLAAGNGKLLHQFLTPYFNRRTDEFGGTVENRTRILKVIRESIARHAGADYPVLTKLPMMDTQHAKRRITLEDGLAMARLCEQWGFAAITPTTADAFPTAKVTRGDYPAGVYENGTIARQMREASGSWWRFHLYRWTTAYAARREPFQSVWNRDIFAAIKRTVSIPAFAVGGIRSLEDIESILGSGQADMVGMARPLYAEPDLPARLLTGDRRASICESCNRCVFMALALGNRGGCYNPDVNKKRAALLRERSQQAEILI, encoded by the coding sequence ATGATTAAAACAGGAACGGACATTCTCCCCGGGCCGCAAGGAATCCGATTATCCGATTCATTGCGCATCGGCAGCATGATGGTTCGCAACCGGCTTTACCGCGCGCCGGTGCTCGAAGGCTATCTAGGCGAGAAGGATTTTATTCGAGCGTATGAGGAGCATTTCATCCCCAATGCCAAGGCCGGTATCGGTTTAATCATTATGGGCTCCTCCTGTATTGATGAAGAGGGTCATGCCGCCCCGGGCATGATCTCGGTGCACTTACGGGAGAACGTGCTTCCCTTGGCCCGTTTAACGGCCCGGGTTCATGAGCACGGCGCCAAAATCGTGATGCAGTTGGGTCATGGCGGGTATTTTGCTCTCGAAGGCTGGCATACGGCTTACAAAAGCCGCAGAAAAAAGCCGTTGATCGGCCCCAGCCCTCTGCCTTTGCCTTTTTCCTTAATGATCAGGCCTGTTCATGCGTTAACAACGGCGGAAGTTTACGAGTTGGCTGAAAAATTCGGACGCTCAGCGGCCTTAGCCAGGGAAGCGGGTTTAGACGGCGTTCAATTGGCCGCGGGCAACGGCAAGCTGCTGCATCAATTTTTGACCCCGTATTTTAATCGCCGTACGGACGAGTTCGGAGGAACGGTGGAAAATCGGACCCGTATTCTTAAGGTGATTCGGGAATCCATCGCCCGGCACGCAGGAGCTGATTACCCGGTTTTAACCAAGCTGCCCATGATGGACACCCAGCATGCGAAGAGGCGCATCACGCTTGAAGACGGCCTCGCCATGGCGCGCCTTTGCGAGCAATGGGGTTTCGCCGCCATTACGCCCACAACCGCGGACGCGTTCCCGACCGCAAAAGTGACGCGCGGCGATTATCCGGCCGGCGTCTACGAAAACGGAACCATTGCACGGCAAATGCGAGAAGCCTCCGGTTCTTGGTGGCGCTTTCACCTCTATCGTTGGACGACGGCTTACGCCGCCCGGCGCGAACCATTTCAAAGCGTTTGGAATCGCGACATTTTTGCGGCGATCAAACGAACCGTGTCCATTCCGGCATTTGCCGTCGGCGGCATCCGGTCTTTGGAGGATATTGAGTCCATTCTAGGTTCGGGGCAGGCTGATATGGTGGGCATGGCCCGGCCGTTGTACGCGGAACCCGACTTGCCGGCCCGGCTGTTGACCGGTGACCGGCGGGCGTCGATTTGCGAAAGCTGCAATCGCTGCGTGTTCATGGCGCTGGCTTTGGGCAACCGGGGCGGCTGTTACAACCCCGATGTCAATAAAAAACGCGCCGCCTTATTGCGCGAGCGTTCCCAACAAGCAGAAATTCTGATTTAG
- a CDS encoding TetR/AcrR family transcriptional regulator, giving the protein MNDQVTEVQAKILAAAKSEFARHGLKGARVRGIAAKAGVTAAMINYYYRSKKALHAAVVDEAMNRLAERLGNIWFAERLMEQNTDLMAGRLAGAYFDFLCEEQQLQQLLMREILDQGQAVSGFVHRYVTPMRSLWRSRLPPERADLLEQAGISIFGAIAGYFLYSPMLGDLLGKEPLSPETLSMRRRHIVDLASRVVSSASNS; this is encoded by the coding sequence ATGAACGATCAAGTCACCGAAGTCCAGGCTAAAATTTTAGCCGCAGCCAAAAGCGAATTCGCCCGTCATGGCCTCAAAGGCGCCCGCGTTCGCGGCATCGCAGCAAAAGCGGGTGTCACCGCGGCCATGATCAATTATTATTACCGCAGCAAAAAAGCCCTTCATGCCGCGGTGGTGGATGAGGCCATGAATCGGCTTGCCGAGCGGCTGGGAAATATTTGGTTCGCGGAGCGGCTGATGGAGCAAAATACGGACCTGATGGCCGGCCGTTTGGCCGGCGCGTATTTTGATTTTTTATGCGAGGAGCAGCAATTGCAGCAATTGCTGATGCGCGAGATTCTGGACCAGGGTCAGGCTGTTTCCGGTTTTGTGCATCGGTATGTCACGCCCATGAGGAGCCTTTGGCGAAGCCGCCTGCCGCCTGAGCGCGCCGATCTCCTGGAGCAGGCCGGCATCAGCATTTTCGGCGCTATTGCCGGATATTTTTTGTATAGCCCCATGCTGGGCGATTTGCTCGGGAAAGAACCCTTGTCGCCGGAAACTCTGTCCATGCGCCGGCGTCATATCGTGGACTTGGCCTCGCGCGTCGTTTCTTCAGCGTCCAATTCCTGA
- a CDS encoding glycosyltransferase family 39 protein, which yields MRTDTQLWKDAIYARSPEPSEWTKAIPFVEDFIFNNVISTSTILLVSRLMVLAVSLLLALGVFSWAKRLYGIKGGLLALALYSFCPNILAHSSLATEDLLITAFFFMATYSCWLYYEKPVAVRAIGLGVCAALALLSKHSAIILLPALIGAVWCSMRFSSEKPGPRLFRYIPLAAFSLIITILLFYRFIHVDEYFKGVLGAYRYISRGQMSYMAGQYSSTGFWHYFFFTFIAKTTIPALLLGTIGLWLEFQDRLRRRTVFFLFVPAVILLAASIFTPLKIGHRHILPIYPLLYVLCAKITQSPRLKFAALFLLPWHILSAVSIGPHHLEYFNEMFGGAKKGWHYLVDSNIDWGQDLPYLRRYIEQYPDAEVVLIYFGPVPPKSIGFEFQDFMSEFRGLHSHINTPNPKQEILAISVTKLQGVYFAPQLGADPFYWLKTFQPIDRVGHSILIYDITDNAKVHEMLAHYYYLYGQKRHALREAQRALALDGSTTWAKYVAAMVLLDQNRPREALNYLIPAMETDRHPGLTQRMAVTPQVKGFYAQALMNLGVLCLDERKYAEAVRLNYLAGQLDPGNYRALTNLGIAYLKNDQPRLALDAFEQVSKLGIADPIVSHNRTLALKALGYLK from the coding sequence ATGAGAACGGATACGCAACTCTGGAAGGATGCTATTTATGCCAGATCGCCCGAGCCCAGCGAATGGACCAAAGCCATTCCTTTCGTGGAAGATTTTATTTTCAACAATGTTATTTCGACCTCAACAATACTCTTGGTCAGCCGTTTGATGGTTCTGGCGGTTTCGCTTTTGTTGGCATTGGGAGTTTTTTCATGGGCCAAACGGCTCTATGGCATTAAGGGAGGATTGCTTGCTCTGGCTTTGTATTCATTTTGTCCAAACATTTTGGCCCACTCGTCTTTAGCCACCGAGGATCTTCTGATCACAGCCTTTTTTTTCATGGCGACGTATAGTTGCTGGCTTTATTACGAGAAACCTGTCGCCGTTAGAGCCATAGGTTTGGGCGTTTGCGCGGCCCTGGCCCTACTATCCAAGCACAGCGCTATTATTCTGTTGCCGGCCTTGATCGGCGCCGTTTGGTGTTCAATGCGCTTTAGCAGCGAAAAACCCGGACCAAGGCTGTTTCGATATATTCCACTGGCAGCGTTCTCGCTGATCATAACCATCCTTCTTTTCTATCGCTTCATCCATGTTGATGAATACTTCAAGGGTGTCTTGGGTGCTTATCGGTATATCAGCCGTGGGCAGATGAGTTATATGGCCGGTCAGTATTCTTCAACCGGATTTTGGCACTATTTCTTTTTTACATTTATTGCCAAAACCACGATCCCAGCGTTGCTGCTTGGAACCATCGGGCTTTGGCTGGAATTTCAGGATCGCCTCCGTAGGCGCACCGTTTTTTTTCTTTTTGTGCCGGCCGTAATTCTGCTTGCAGCCAGCATATTTACCCCGCTTAAAATAGGCCACCGGCACATCTTGCCTATTTATCCGCTGTTGTATGTATTGTGCGCTAAGATTACGCAAAGCCCAAGGCTTAAATTCGCGGCCTTATTTCTATTGCCATGGCATATTCTTTCGGCAGTAAGCATCGGTCCTCACCATTTGGAATATTTCAATGAAATGTTCGGCGGGGCTAAAAAAGGTTGGCATTATTTAGTGGACTCAAACATCGATTGGGGCCAGGATTTGCCGTATTTGCGCCGCTATATCGAACAGTATCCTGACGCCGAGGTCGTGCTCATCTATTTTGGGCCTGTGCCTCCAAAATCAATCGGCTTTGAGTTCCAGGATTTCATGTCGGAATTCCGCGGACTGCATTCCCATATCAACACCCCAAACCCCAAACAAGAAATTTTAGCCATCAGCGTCACGAAGCTCCAGGGGGTTTATTTCGCACCTCAACTTGGCGCCGATCCTTTTTATTGGCTCAAAACGTTTCAGCCTATCGATAGAGTCGGGCACTCTATTTTAATTTACGACATCACTGACAACGCAAAAGTTCATGAAATGTTGGCTCACTATTATTATCTTTACGGTCAAAAGCGTCATGCTCTTAGAGAAGCTCAGCGAGCCTTGGCCTTGGACGGGAGCACGACGTGGGCCAAATATGTTGCCGCGATGGTTCTACTAGATCAAAACCGGCCCCGCGAAGCATTGAATTATTTAATCCCTGCCATGGAAACCGACCGCCATCCAGGTCTGACTCAACGAATGGCCGTGACGCCTCAGGTTAAAGGATTTTATGCGCAAGCACTGATGAATCTTGGCGTTCTTTGTTTAGATGAAAGGAAATATGCCGAAGCTGTTCGGTTGAACTATTTAGCCGGTCAACTTGATCCGGGCAATTACAGGGCGCTTACCAATCTTGGTATTGCCTATTTAAAAAATGATCAGCCCAGGCTGGCTCTTGATGCCTTTGAACAAGTTTCAAAACTAGGTATTGCCGATCCCATCGTGTCGCACAACAGAACCCTCGCGTTAAAAGCCCTGGGTTATCTTAAGTAG